The following is a genomic window from Gammaproteobacteria bacterium.
CGACGAACCCGAGGCGAAACCCGTGTTCGACTTCGACTCGGTGTCGCTGCTGCGCGCGGTGCGTATAATGCGCGACGCGTTTGCTCACCGGCCGCCAGCTCGCAACTCCGCCGCGCGTTTTCATCGGCGCCGCCGCCAATCCTTTCGTGCCGCCGCACGATTATCAGGTGTTGAAGGTCAATAAAAAAATCGCGGCAGGCGCGCAGTTTATCCAGACGCAGTATTGCTTCGATGTTCCGCGCCTTAAGGAATTCATGCATGAGTTGCGCGCGTTAGATTTGCACAAACTCGTGTTTATTCTGGTCGGTGTGGGCGTGTTGTCCTCGGCACAAGCAGCGCGCTGGATACGCATTCACGTCCCCGGCGTGCACATCCCCGACACGGTCATCGAACGACTGGAGCGCGCGTCGAATCCGCAAGACGAAGGCAAACAGATCTCCATCGAAATCATCCGCGCCCTGCGTGAAATCAAAGGCGTCGCCGGCATCCACGTCATGGCCTATCACCAGGAGCACACCATCGCCGAAATCATCGAACGCACCGGCGTGCTGGAGGGGCGAGTGTGCTGGTATCCGGAACGCGATGCGACGCAGGCAAGCATAAGCGCAAACGCGCATTGAAAATCGGTGGGCGTATGGCGCGGCCTTCGTTTGTTGCTGGAACGACTTCGAGATAGAAGGAACGAGATTGCGGTGTTCATACCACGGTGATACCGTTGCAATATGAAAGTCGCGATTTCAGTTCCAGACGCCGTGTTCGAGGCTGCTGAGCGTCTCGCCCGAGATCTCAAGAAATCCCGTAGTCAGCTCTACTCCGAGGCGATCGCGCATTATGTAGGCGCCCGTGATGCCAAGGCGATAACGCAAAAGCTTGATGCGGTTTACGCCGCAGAGTCTTCCCGAATAGATCAGGCGCTGGAGCATGCGCAGTTCCAGGCGCTAAAACATGAGGCGTGGTGAAGTTTGGTGGGCTGAATTACCCCCTCCTTCAGGGTCGGGACCCGGCCTTCGACGCCCGGTCGTGGTCGTGCAATCCAATCCGTTCAACGAGAGCCGCATTGCTACCGTTGTAATAGCCGCCGTCACTTCGAATCTCTCATTAGCCGAAGCGCCCGGCAACGTCCGCGTCGGCCGGAGCGATTCCGGCCTACCCAGGCCGTCTGTGGTCAATCTTTCACAGGTCTTAACTGTCGATCGGACATATCTTAC
Proteins encoded in this region:
- a CDS encoding type II toxin-antitoxin system PemK/MazF family toxin; translated protein: MRRGEVWWAELPPPSGSGPGLRRPVVVVQSNPFNESRIATVVIAAVTSNLSLAEAPGNVRVGRSDSGLPRPSVVNLSQVLTVDRTYLTERIKVLPLRIVRRIDEGLRLVLGL